Genomic DNA from Corylus avellana chromosome ca4, CavTom2PMs-1.0:
acccccaaaaccttaaacttaataaaataatgaaataaaaactccccaaaccctaaccctgataaaataacaacataaagtcggctagaaaataaaacaaactaacGGTGCCCGTCTGGACGGGACATgtggccgtccggacggccatgacaaaaaaacataaagaaacatAGGCCATTCAGACGAGACTCTGAACGGGGTCTTCTGCCAGCCTTCCAGAACTGCACATTCAGACAGCCGTCTGAACACCCCTGCAAACGGATGTTTTTGTCCGAATTCTTGAATGACCCGATTTACATCATCCTCCCTTGGTTGGACAGAATTCGACCTCGAATTCAGCCAGTTCTTTCCATGGTCCTTCTGATGCCATATCAACTTGTTCCACTCGCCCTTCCTTAAGATCAAAACAAGACAACACCCCACAATAAGCGTGGTGTTCTTCATCATTGAAATACTTTTAGGGTTGTCGTGAaggccccacacaccacttgaCAATTCTTTGGATTTGTCGTACTCCTCTCATCTCTTCTCCCTTCCACGTtccatgaaaatactcaagaatgaGTCAGTCATTGTTTCTCCTTTGAAGTCAAGAAtctcttcaacagccaacaaCCAATCTAGAAATTCTTTGGGTTGTAGATCCCCGTAGAATTATGAAATATTGAGTTCGAACCAATTCACCCACctattggcatgagcttgcgcatgGTGCTGACGTCCGTGCGTTCTGCGCTTCGCAAAAGGGTTTCTGGATCAattcccatgttgaccacacCAGTCGGATacttgggtagtgaggtctttAATTTGATCGCTCATAGCCCTGAGTCGATCCTCCATGTGTTGCCAACGTTCAGTGATAGATTTGCCTTCGCCTCCGTGAATTGCTGTCTTGGTTGGCGATGACAACCGTTCGGCCCACCATTCATGTGCCGCAAGCAAATTGCCAGTTGCTCCTTACTGGCTGTCTTTGTGCGCACTTGCACCTTGTTCATGTCTGTACAACAATCACTCCTCCCCATTTATGGAAAGtaactgagctctgataccaactgatgcagcttGACTTGGTAGGTTACAGCGAAGAACAAGAATAAAACAGCGAATaggtaattctagatcttgagtctatcaataatctgagaattcttcttgaaatgctagatactctctaggttttgaatgaaaaagaagaataaacttaactatgagtaattctcattaataaaaatcaataatcaacataaactcccATTTCTCTGGaggttataagcatatatttatagctcaaaatcctaaacctaataaaatatgacataaatacccccaaaactcaaaacctaataaaataacgaaataaagacccccataaccctaaccctaataaaataacaacataaagtaggctaaaaaataaaacaaactgacggtGCCCAACCAGACGGGAGATATAGCCGTCCGGATGGCCAcgacaaaaaaacataaagaaacatAGGCCATTTGGACGGGACTCCGAACGGGGTCTTCTGCTAGCCTTCCAGAACTGCACGTTCGGATGGCCGTCTGAACGCCCCTGCGAACGGACGCTTCTGTCCAAATTCTTGAGCAACCTGAACTGCATCATATTTTCTATGTATAGCATCTATGATGCGAATACTGTGAGCTAAGAGATTGATTGAGATCTAGAATGTGAGTGACTTGTCTCTCTTAGAGTGTAGGTTGTGCCTTTCATCCACAGATCAATGAGCAACACATGAAGCTAATTGGAGTTCTGGTgaaggaaatcatatagaatAAACGGTTCAGAAGTTCTGTAAGAACTACTGCAGTCGCAAACAAGTGGATCATTTGTCTAGTACATTGGATTGTCAAGTACAAAGATTTTGTATGTTTTGACATTGTGTAAATTCTTGTCTTTCTATAGTGAAGTGATTTTCTGGATTTGGCTGCTCTgaagaggttttacattttgagagttctctaaatggttttcaTTTTGCAACCAAATATCTATGTTCTTTATGATTCATTACATGTCTGAATATTTGGTTGATGATATTGTGTTAAGCCAGATCTAATTCCGCatattgtttgttaaacacctattcaaccTCCTATAGGTGTAGATTGGAGTCAAGTAGTTTTTTCACTTTGCTCTAAAATTAGTAAATGTGTACAACTATGTATTCACGGCTATCATCACCTAAGAAAGCCTAAAGATATTTTACATTATATTTTTTCGGAATTATAGTAATTGCTTGAATCTCTTATAAATATCTCTCATTTAGAAACATGTAAAGGCTTCATTGCTCCATTATAATGCCAACAAACAGAGACAACAAAGAGAGACACACCTTTGGTATTTGAAACGCGGCTCAAGCCTACTTTGAGAAGTTGCTCTAGTTTCTGTAGTTCCTCTATATTCAATCCTTGGAGCTCTTCTCCCTTCATCTGCCTATAATTAGGTGCAATCATTTTTGACATTAATTTTGTGAGGAATGTGCATGCCATTGCTATAACAACTTGATATATGAATGTTGTCACAATACCTTAGTTCATGAGCCTTCCCCACGATTTCATCGCTCAACAAAGTGTTGGTACTATTGGCACGCTAAAAGGACACAAAGAGTTTCCATTCATGAAGATTTTCAATACATGTTCTGTTTACAAGCACTTTCGTaacatacatatattttttttttgtaataaactGATTAACATTGAAGCAAAAGAAAGTTACAGgacaaacaaaagaaagttaCAGGTGAAGATGGAAATCACCTGCGAATGCAGTCCGAGAAAACCCTTGCCGCGGCGCAATCTAATGGACATAATCATCAGGAGTATGAAAACTCCAATGAAGCATCTAAACAGACTTtcaaaaaagccatggagagtTTAAAATCTAACTGGATCGGGTTTAACATACAGCAACACAAACAAGttacaaaaaaacaacacaacaaGCTAAAAAGCAGAGTAAAATGTCTAAAAAACAGCAACGACAGAGTAGTCGGAGTGGTGGCACAGGGCCACGAGCCGGTGAGGGAACCAGAAGACCAGCGTAGGAGGTGGATGGAGGTGGAGCTGCAAGAAAAGGGCCTCATGCGTCGGCGCTTGGAGGACACGCGCCAGCGAGTAAGATCTACTTGCAGGCACATGTTGAACACGCATCGGCGCGTTGTGGACGGATGGGAGAGTTGCTGGTGGCAGAGGCTGACGGAGACGGCTAGGAACCCAAAGGAGTGGCTCGTGAGCATCCGAGACTTCCTGAAAACAAGATagcagattttgaaaaaaacatacCCAAAGATTTCAAGAAAAGAGCGATACCCAAACTTGGAGCAGCTGAGGATGGCGGTGGTCAAAGGTCTTGCAGAGGGGGATGGGTCGTTGCAATTTTTGGACAGAGATAAGGCCTCTAAGGAGGCAATAGCATCTCTAAAGAGACAGTTTTGGCCTCTGATGAGgcaagaaggggagggggagtaaggaaaatggaaaaagagagaaaaatggggGAGGAGGAAGACAGTCTTCCTCCTCCATGGCTGCCAAACGTGAGTTTGGGAGATtctagaggagagagaagagagcgtTTGGCTCTCTAGGTGCTTGTACGAATTTTCGAACCCCATATTCCCACTTTTGTAATATTTAAGGATGTTGTAAATGGTACAAGTAGTTGGTTCTTAGAGTTGTTCCAGAAAATGCATCTAGCTTTTCATTTTATGGTACAAGGTTCATAACAAGTATTTATAGCGAGTAATGTTGTACATACTCCTACTTTTCTATACCCATTTCTTCACATCCATAGGTAGATTTTAAAACCatcattgaattaaaattcaataaagatcCATCTTATATCCaattgtggttttaaaagccacctatggtGTGAAAAAATAGGTGTGGAGAAGTGGGAGTAAGAGCATGTTTGatattgtatttgagaaatagagcttttaagtcaaaaaaacgttttttttggcaaaagcttcattttaaacttttgccaaaaatgtgttttggcatttttttggcattttggacccttaaaagcgatttcaattttggaaaaattacactttagcccccgaaagtttggggcgattttcaattcaaccaccaatgtttcaatttttgcaatgcatcaccccaaacttgcaattttttttcaattcgaccaatgtcatcccaaaattcccatattgccccaaatttttatttatttttattttattttattttatcaaaaaaaaaaaattcgggggtgcaaaaatggccagatggccaaaggggtggctacggacaccccaaatatatatatatatatatatatataataaaaaaataaattggtggcaatatgagaattttgggatgacattagtcgaattgaaaaaaaattgcgaCTTTGgaagggtgcattgcaaaaattaaaatattggaggtcgaattgaaaatcgccccaaactttggggggataaagtgtacttttcccttcaattttttttaccaaatggaaacttttctcttcaaacggatttttttcagtgttaaatgcacttttagacccctcaaacgtACACTCAACACAGGCTctaagtgtagcattactcatttataGCAGACAAACTcctaaaaaactgaaataagtcggtttaacaaaaacttaaGTAGCTCATTCATACGAGATCACTTCTTCGAATGAGACTGCaataaactccaaaaaaaaaaaaaaaaaaaaatcatccctCATTCATATGAGACATCGAACGAGATAGCAAACAAGCAATTCTGAACTCCACTGGATCATGCAAGATGGTTGTTAATAATTCTAAACATCCTGTAGGTAAAGGTTGGGTGGGGCTGCCTTGAGTTTTCCCCCTTgccttttattcttttaacttctttccttcttctttttcttattaattcaATCTTTACTCATCCGAGAAAAGAAACATGCAGAGTTTGAAATCTTTGCgtcttaaaaatatttgttcATTTATCTTGAGAGACATGATGAAATGCTAACATCAAAAGGGACATATATCTAcccgcatatatatatatatatatatatatatatataacctgcAGCTCCATAGATGGTTTGTCCATTTTGCTGAGATTCTTTGAATGCAAATTATGTCTTTCAATCACCTGCTGCATACTTCAAACAACAAACGAATAGCTATTCAGTTCCTTCCTCCTCTGTTTTCCTTAGCATAAAATGAAAGTGGAGATGAAAATTACCAACTTCTAAAATAGACTTTGACAGTAGATTTGGTGCTAATGAAATGAAATGTATCTTACAAGCTATAGAACATACAGCCTTGACACTTTACTAACGTGTCAAGccttgacacgttactaacggtccgttacaaataaataaaattcttgtaGTGCCACTATACTACATGCATGGTTCAATATGATAATAAGCATGATTTAaggaccctcatctttttatattcgTTATTACCCATCACTTCATTAATCTGAGATGATCACTCATAATAGTCTTAAGGGCAATCATAAGGACAATAAAAGTAAAGAGCGTCACTCCTAATGAGGACAATAAAAGCAAAGATAATCACTCATAATAGTGaggacaataaaaataaatacaatcaCTTATGAAAGTCATATATAAGATCAATCCTAAgtataataaaagtaaaagtaatttatatcacgttttacttatttttatctcataagcATGCATATTGGGCCTTTAACGacataatttgaaaaaacagACCCATACAGAATTAAATAGCACAATGAGAAAAACTCATTGAGCTAATTTGTAAAAATTGCATTCCCGGGGCTCTAAACACTATTCACACTACtaccctttttctctctctcactagctCAGCTCCTTTCTCTCAGACTGAAGGGGGTGGGGTGGTTTTTATAGGCAATTAgtaattaaacttaaccaataaGTGGTAAGATGATGACTCATGAAGGTGACTCACTCAAATTTACGCGTATCCATTTTAACCTACGTACGGAAGTCACTTAATTTTGTCTTGTAGCTAAAATATCTTCCATATTTAAAGCTTCTTGACTTGACTTGGCCAAAAGCTATTCATGGAGTGATTATCCCATTCAATCAATCGATCGAGTAGGATTTTCCTAGATAAATGTGGTAGAAAGAACTCATTTGTCGTACATTGTACTTATGTTATTGGTGTTCTATCTTTTGAATCAACATTATTATGTCCAtgcattgaaaaaaattattcccGTGTTAGTTACTACATATCAACGAccactaatttttaattttttgtttttatgaaattAGTGACGACAAGAAATTATAGTCATTGATAAGTAAACAATGACGACGATATTTGAATCG
This window encodes:
- the LOC132177994 gene encoding MADS-box protein JOINTLESS-like encodes the protein MKRRRIEMKKIDNRAARQVTFCKRRGLFKKAMELSTLCDAEIALIVFSSTGKLFDYASSSMQQVIERHNLHSKNLSKMDKPSMELQRANSTNTLLSDEIVGKAHELRQMKGEELQGLNIEELQKLEQLLKVGLSRVSNTKVQVAQEFGQKRPFAGAFRRPSERAVLEG